Proteins encoded within one genomic window of Hahella chejuensis KCTC 2396:
- a CDS encoding DUF6502 family protein, translating to MADSNIPTAVKEPPAALSKALAHLLRPLVRLLLHFQITYPSLSNLLKQVYVEMAEQSFPLDGKPQTDSRISLLTGVHRKDVKRLRHSPTEPPCNATASLGSQLIARWLSEKEYQHSDGTPKKLPKAADKGPSFASLVASVAKHDIRPGVVLDEWLRLGAAHIDEDGSVCLNTEAFVPQHGFDDKAYFFGKHLHDHISAGANNLLGALPPQFDRGVFYNRLTPESIEQLQGLIEQQASALLKSINKEAKSLQEQDRGKSGARQQFNLGVYFWVEKEQKKERGQ from the coding sequence TTGGCTGATTCCAATATTCCGACTGCGGTAAAAGAACCGCCCGCCGCCCTGAGTAAAGCGCTGGCCCACCTGCTGCGTCCCTTGGTGCGCCTTCTTCTGCACTTTCAGATTACCTACCCGTCTCTGAGCAATCTCCTGAAACAGGTTTATGTAGAGATGGCCGAACAGAGCTTTCCTTTGGATGGAAAGCCGCAAACGGACAGCCGCATCAGTCTGCTTACAGGCGTGCATCGCAAAGACGTCAAGCGGCTGCGCCACAGCCCGACGGAGCCCCCCTGCAATGCGACGGCTTCCTTGGGTTCGCAACTGATCGCCCGCTGGCTGAGCGAGAAGGAATACCAGCATTCCGACGGAACTCCAAAAAAGCTGCCTAAAGCCGCCGATAAAGGTCCCTCCTTCGCCTCCCTCGTCGCCTCCGTCGCCAAGCACGATATTCGCCCCGGGGTGGTGTTGGACGAATGGCTGCGGCTGGGGGCCGCTCATATTGACGAGGACGGCTCCGTCTGCCTGAACACGGAAGCCTTCGTACCGCAGCACGGGTTTGATGATAAAGCCTACTTTTTTGGTAAGCACCTGCATGATCACATCAGCGCCGGCGCCAACAACCTTCTCGGCGCCCTTCCTCCGCAATTTGACCGCGGCGTGTTCTACAACCGCCTGACGCCAGAGTCCATTGAACAGTTGCAGGGCTTGATTGAACAGCAGGCAAGCGCTCTATTGAAGTCAATCAATAAAGAAGCCAAAAGCCTGCAGGAGCAGGATAGAGGCAAGAGCGGAGCCAGACAGCAATTCAACCTGGGGGTTTATTTTTGGGTGGAAAAAGAACAGAAAAAGGAACGCGGTCAATGA
- a CDS encoding CHAT domain-containing protein, giving the protein MIKINAMAAYGKLHRACLIASLLALIACADVMARQPTSAAQAETLLRELETYRNEGRLDKAVELANNNPTLPGQLSDRTMRARLWRAYGALRYATGQWEEAESLLTQALTLADDGPLKAAAANDLGLVKIARREPLRAIALFKEAYAMTSVAEDLELRVRAGMNLTRAYLDHGQWGTLADSLASNAKDLALLGDAPAATPQWLRLGRLYLEAGARLNAADYRLRSFQVLQKALAMSRRADNKAQESYALGYIGQLYEQERRVEEALDYTRRALFAAQEVGAEESLYLWQWRMALLLRQSGDSVGAVRSYRQAIASLNRIQSRVQDHSLVNFREVIRPLYYGFADMMLARSAAMTDAEGKQSILQEVMDALESMKLAEVENHFNSECMALPERQTKLTEIAGGGAVFYPVSLADRTELIVLMPDGARQFTLQVNASELQALTIEFRTQIEAYSSGAGYLAPAQKLYSLFIEPVKSELQRQNVSTLIVVPDASLRTIPFAALHNGQTFLIEQFAIATTPGMTLTEPAPFQRDGVRVLAGGLAAGAQGFAPIPGVAAELRRIEALFPARRIQDKDFVLKAVKREIAQGEYSIVHLATHAEFNSDHTKSFLLTYDGRLTLDSLQDSVGLRRYTGAPLDLLVLSACQTAVGDDQAALGLAGVAIKAGARSALATLWFINDRAASQLIGEFYAHLNNSGQSKAEALRKAQVSMLSRPGSSHPSLWAPFLLIGAWM; this is encoded by the coding sequence GTGATCAAGATAAACGCCATGGCTGCATACGGGAAACTCCATAGAGCATGTCTTATCGCCAGTCTATTGGCGCTTATTGCATGCGCTGACGTCATGGCGCGGCAACCAACTTCAGCCGCACAGGCGGAGACCCTCCTGCGGGAGTTGGAGACATACCGTAACGAGGGGCGGCTCGATAAAGCCGTTGAGCTGGCGAACAACAATCCAACGCTGCCCGGACAGTTATCTGATCGTACTATGCGGGCGCGTCTGTGGCGGGCGTATGGGGCGCTGCGCTACGCGACAGGACAGTGGGAGGAGGCGGAAAGCTTATTGACGCAGGCGCTGACCTTGGCGGATGACGGCCCCTTGAAAGCAGCTGCGGCGAATGACCTGGGCTTGGTCAAAATCGCCCGCCGTGAACCGCTTCGCGCCATCGCGCTTTTTAAAGAGGCGTACGCTATGACGAGCGTGGCCGAAGATCTGGAACTGCGGGTGCGGGCCGGAATGAACTTAACCCGTGCGTATCTGGATCATGGTCAATGGGGAACGCTTGCTGATTCCCTGGCTTCGAATGCGAAGGATCTGGCGCTTTTAGGCGACGCCCCGGCGGCGACGCCTCAGTGGTTACGGCTTGGCAGACTGTATCTGGAGGCGGGGGCGCGTCTGAACGCCGCGGATTATCGTTTACGAAGCTTCCAGGTTTTGCAGAAGGCGCTGGCAATGTCGCGCCGGGCTGACAATAAAGCGCAAGAAAGCTACGCGCTGGGTTATATCGGACAACTGTACGAGCAAGAGCGCAGGGTGGAGGAGGCGTTGGATTACACCCGCCGGGCTCTGTTCGCAGCCCAGGAAGTCGGCGCCGAGGAGAGCCTGTATCTATGGCAGTGGCGTATGGCCCTTCTGCTTCGGCAATCCGGAGACAGCGTCGGCGCGGTGCGCAGTTATCGTCAGGCGATCGCCTCCCTCAACCGTATCCAGAGTAGGGTGCAGGACCATTCCCTGGTAAATTTCAGGGAGGTGATCCGTCCGCTTTATTACGGATTTGCGGATATGATGCTGGCGCGTTCGGCGGCAATGACGGACGCCGAGGGTAAACAGAGCATTCTGCAGGAAGTGATGGACGCGCTGGAGTCCATGAAGCTGGCGGAAGTGGAGAACCACTTTAACAGCGAGTGCATGGCGCTGCCGGAGCGCCAGACTAAACTCACAGAAATAGCGGGAGGAGGCGCCGTTTTCTATCCCGTCTCCCTGGCGGACCGCACCGAGCTGATAGTGCTAATGCCGGACGGGGCCCGGCAGTTCACCTTGCAGGTGAACGCTTCCGAGTTGCAGGCGCTGACCATTGAATTTCGCACCCAGATTGAGGCTTATAGTTCCGGCGCCGGTTACCTGGCGCCGGCCCAAAAGTTGTATTCGTTGTTCATCGAGCCAGTCAAGAGTGAATTGCAACGGCAGAATGTGAGCACATTGATAGTCGTCCCCGACGCTTCGTTGCGCACCATACCCTTCGCCGCCCTGCATAACGGACAGACCTTTCTGATAGAGCAGTTCGCCATCGCCACAACCCCCGGAATGACCCTCACCGAACCTGCGCCGTTTCAGCGCGACGGCGTGCGCGTCCTGGCCGGTGGACTGGCGGCCGGCGCCCAGGGATTCGCCCCGATACCCGGTGTCGCCGCGGAGTTGCGGCGCATCGAAGCCTTGTTCCCGGCGCGTCGCATTCAGGATAAGGACTTCGTGCTCAAGGCCGTCAAACGGGAAATAGCCCAAGGCGAATACTCCATCGTCCATCTCGCCACGCATGCGGAATTTAACAGCGACCACACTAAGTCTTTTCTGCTGACCTATGACGGCAGACTAACCTTGGACAGTCTGCAGGACAGCGTGGGATTGCGACGTTATACCGGCGCTCCCCTGGACCTGCTGGTGCTGAGCGCCTGCCAGACCGCTGTCGGAGACGATCAGGCGGCGCTGGGTCTGGCCGGGGTGGCGATCAAAGCGGGCGCGCGCAGCGCGTTGGCTACGCTGTGGTTTATCAACGATCGAGCGGCGTCGCAATTGATCGGCGAGTTCTACGCTCACTTGAACAATTCCGGGCAGAGCAAGGCAGAGGCGCTGCGGAAGGCTCAGGTGAGCATGTTGAGCCGCCCGGGCTCCAGTCATCCCAGCCTGTGGGCGCCTTTTCTGCTGATCGGAGCCTGGATGTGA
- a CDS encoding ShlB/FhaC/HecB family hemolysin secretion/activation protein has protein sequence MPKLRLILNQLARPGAIGPACLLLSVLAAESPKAEENTRGVKLTSPVKPLFNEPMLSEPGAPPQVLQQVLPPLKKSEREAELKSQVRFLLNALVLEGSTVLSRADTDPVFAPYLQRWITMEQLQEIRQTLSIMYLQRGYVNSGVVIPDQRVSNGVVRLIAVEGRLASVNLTGNDDIADAYLLQRILPATNQPLNAGELQKALRQLQKDRLIAQIHAQLKPGGGLGEADLDIQVREAASKRISLTLDNRRTPSVGAEQATLNFSDDNLTGYGDSLSLTLNGSAGVASGGVDYAFFVSRFDSRILLSYDISDSRVVEEPFDQLDIESVSSSYSLGFSQPFYLSDNATLTANLSLAHKQSETFLLGEPFSFSEGAVEGQTSTTTLQLGLDWMLRTRDQAIYASLSARRGLDVLGATDTEDGGGEGPNGVFFALLGQLQYATRMDVWKGGRFILRASGQKAFAPLFSMEKYSVGGRDSVRGYRENQLVRDNGLSLSAELRLPVLTGESGADRYKLRLIPFIDSGLSWDESSSAHASEKVDIYSVGLGLQGDPLPGLHVDLFWAQALQKDNVRTDGDDLQDKGLHFSVQYLHEF, from the coding sequence ATGCCCAAGCTACGCCTCATCCTCAACCAGCTCGCCAGACCCGGGGCTATCGGTCCGGCCTGTCTGCTTTTGTCCGTGCTCGCCGCAGAATCGCCCAAGGCTGAAGAAAATACCAGGGGCGTTAAGCTGACGTCGCCGGTAAAGCCTTTGTTTAATGAGCCCATGCTTTCAGAGCCGGGAGCCCCCCCCCAGGTTTTGCAGCAGGTACTCCCTCCGTTGAAGAAATCGGAACGGGAGGCGGAACTGAAAAGTCAGGTTCGCTTTCTGCTAAACGCTCTGGTTCTTGAGGGCAGCACTGTCCTGAGCCGGGCCGATACGGACCCGGTGTTCGCGCCCTATCTGCAGCGTTGGATCACCATGGAGCAGTTACAGGAAATACGGCAGACTTTATCGATCATGTACTTGCAACGCGGATATGTGAATTCCGGCGTGGTCATTCCGGATCAAAGAGTGTCCAATGGCGTGGTCAGGCTGATCGCCGTAGAGGGGCGGCTGGCTTCCGTCAATCTGACGGGGAATGATGACATCGCCGATGCCTATCTGTTGCAGCGGATATTGCCGGCAACCAACCAGCCTCTGAATGCCGGAGAGCTGCAGAAGGCCTTGCGCCAATTGCAGAAAGATCGCCTGATCGCGCAAATACACGCTCAATTGAAGCCAGGCGGCGGTCTGGGCGAAGCGGATCTGGATATTCAGGTCAGGGAGGCGGCTTCCAAACGCATCAGCCTGACCCTGGATAACCGCCGCACGCCCAGCGTCGGGGCGGAACAGGCGACGCTCAATTTTTCCGACGACAACCTGACAGGGTACGGCGACAGCCTATCGTTAACCCTGAACGGCTCAGCCGGGGTCGCCAGCGGCGGCGTTGATTACGCCTTCTTTGTCAGCCGCTTCGACAGTCGCATTTTATTAAGTTATGACATTTCCGATTCCCGAGTGGTGGAGGAACCCTTTGACCAACTGGACATTGAGTCCGTTTCTTCCAGCTACTCCCTGGGGTTTTCCCAGCCCTTTTACTTGTCCGACAACGCTACGCTGACGGCGAACCTGAGTCTCGCGCATAAACAAAGTGAGACTTTTCTGCTGGGTGAGCCTTTTTCTTTCTCTGAGGGCGCAGTGGAGGGACAAACCTCAACAACCACCCTGCAGTTAGGCCTGGACTGGATGCTTCGCACCCGGGATCAGGCGATATACGCCTCTCTGAGCGCCCGCAGAGGCTTGGACGTGCTGGGTGCAACTGACACGGAAGATGGGGGCGGAGAGGGGCCCAACGGGGTGTTTTTCGCGCTATTGGGACAACTGCAATATGCAACACGGATGGACGTCTGGAAAGGCGGACGGTTTATTCTGCGAGCTTCGGGGCAAAAGGCGTTCGCGCCGCTTTTTTCCATGGAAAAGTATTCTGTGGGAGGGCGCGACAGTGTGCGCGGGTATAGGGAGAACCAGCTTGTCCGGGACAACGGCCTGTCCCTGTCAGCGGAGCTGCGCCTGCCCGTGTTAACGGGGGAGTCGGGAGCGGACCGCTATAAATTACGCCTGATTCCCTTTATCGACAGCGGCCTGTCCTGGGATGAATCCAGCAGCGCTCACGCCAGTGAAAAGGTGGATATCTATAGTGTGGGCCTGGGTTTGCAGGGTGACCCGCTTCCGGGATTACATGTTGACCTGTTCTGGGCGCAAGCGCTGCAGAAAGATAACGTACGCACCGACGGCGATGATTTGCAGGATAAGGGGTTGCACTTTTCCGTGCAGTATCTCCACGAATTTTAA
- a CDS encoding filamentous hemagglutinin N-terminal domain-containing protein: MKIVKVKRCLFVTFYILFLAKPSHAEIVFDGSVGDRAPGDVLSGNSVIGENDGTKVGSNLFHSFTTFNINGGESVTFTSESPDIKNLISRVTGNSASLIDGELNTPDKLNFWFINPNGVVFGDNATVNVNGSFYLSAADSIQFSDGAALHAATPGADIFTMTGDPSGFGFIDNPELDKTIRINGARFNLNLREEGEREYVFSLVAGCNDCPDGEGMTVNGATFLVKSQGLDFDEVSELASYFNVLIASVKGAASVAFSAPVSSPAGFVMIEGERSNIRFVDSLLRTSYIETLDGHNSLVYKIYHAGAVDIRGGDVAIVNENSTFIESVTLESAADINVDASGTLTLDKTRIAMQSERVGGVRLHGDKGVRLLSADLRQTADYGDLAGVSLSTGGLFYMNGGVVRSDYNGDNRDATNISGGISITARDLDIANHATLSTSDRSAYTAGDISLTAARSLRFFDSVIDTSSNSYTAPGDAGDISLRAYTIAVGGDSAITSTSGSQAAAACPSCAQILGGRSGGVTFETGVEKDGVFTQGGGITIGSAEGATLISTASYSSAGRLLGIDRDEEGSYLSQFDAGDIRFKTGDIVINNAHIASDSHGLGEAGTINIDAQGRVKAGREAVISSVTYRNTYAELQDNETLEVIKWKPGDSGDIEIRAGEADLGGALLSTESQGLGAAGRIDIRTEEALRGTGVRIVSQSEKNGAAGAISLSGGNVALTDSLVTSSSEGLSDAGGLVIAGHENVLLNNSVIATRADQAGGGDINIEAGRTLVIDESSITASTTAGAETPAGRHDGGNILLQADFILVRDGKVEATANAGDGGRIHINARSSFLADRDSQIDVSSVGGGDGVLDINAGLTSEDLGASQVELQFMDVSDLMRDKCSAAVRDNNSSFVVAAQSADRSPQDYQLSPSDQAARDAEADASSWLSAGVCGHH, encoded by the coding sequence GTGAAAATCGTCAAAGTTAAAAGGTGTTTATTTGTCACTTTTTATATATTGTTTCTGGCGAAGCCGAGCCATGCGGAAATAGTGTTCGACGGCAGCGTCGGCGACCGCGCACCCGGCGATGTATTGTCCGGAAACTCGGTTATCGGCGAAAATGACGGAACCAAAGTCGGCAGTAATCTTTTTCATAGTTTTACCACGTTCAATATTAATGGCGGAGAATCGGTTACGTTTACTTCCGAGTCGCCGGATATTAAAAATCTGATATCCCGAGTAACGGGTAATAGCGCTTCGCTTATTGATGGGGAATTAAACACGCCTGACAAACTGAATTTCTGGTTTATAAATCCTAATGGCGTTGTGTTTGGCGACAATGCGACGGTGAATGTCAACGGCTCCTTCTATTTGAGCGCCGCCGACAGTATTCAGTTCTCCGACGGCGCGGCTTTGCACGCCGCCACCCCCGGCGCAGACATTTTCACCATGACGGGCGATCCTTCTGGGTTTGGCTTTATTGATAATCCAGAGCTGGATAAGACCATCCGCATCAACGGCGCTCGATTCAATCTAAATCTGCGTGAGGAGGGCGAACGGGAATATGTCTTCTCCCTGGTTGCGGGCTGCAACGATTGTCCGGATGGAGAGGGCATGACGGTGAATGGGGCGACCTTTCTCGTTAAAAGCCAAGGCTTGGATTTTGACGAGGTCAGTGAGCTGGCCAGTTACTTCAACGTCCTGATAGCGTCAGTGAAAGGAGCGGCTTCCGTCGCCTTTTCCGCACCGGTTTCTTCTCCGGCGGGATTCGTCATGATTGAGGGAGAGCGTTCGAATATCCGCTTCGTGGACTCTCTGTTACGCACCAGTTATATCGAAACCCTGGACGGGCATAACAGCCTCGTCTACAAAATATATCACGCCGGCGCCGTCGACATTCGCGGCGGCGACGTTGCAATCGTCAATGAGAATTCGACGTTTATCGAAAGCGTCACTCTTGAAAGCGCTGCGGACATTAACGTCGATGCATCAGGAACCTTAACTCTGGATAAAACCCGCATCGCCATGCAGTCGGAGCGGGTAGGCGGCGTTCGCCTGCATGGCGATAAAGGCGTGCGCCTGCTCAGCGCCGATTTGCGGCAAACGGCGGACTACGGCGACCTGGCGGGCGTGTCCCTGTCTACAGGAGGACTGTTTTATATGAATGGAGGCGTCGTGAGGTCCGATTACAATGGCGATAACCGGGACGCTACAAATATTTCCGGGGGCATATCCATAACCGCGCGGGATCTCGACATAGCCAATCACGCGACTTTATCCACTTCAGACAGGTCTGCCTACACCGCCGGAGACATTTCACTCACCGCCGCCCGCAGCCTGCGTTTTTTTGATTCCGTCATAGACACTTCCAGCAACTCCTATACCGCTCCCGGGGACGCTGGAGATATTAGCTTACGCGCGTATACCATCGCCGTAGGCGGCGACAGCGCCATTACCTCCACCAGCGGTTCCCAGGCCGCCGCCGCGTGTCCGTCCTGCGCGCAGATATTAGGAGGGCGCTCAGGCGGCGTCACTTTTGAGACCGGCGTAGAAAAAGACGGCGTGTTCACGCAAGGCGGCGGGATTACGATTGGCTCCGCTGAAGGCGCAACATTGATTTCCACGGCAAGTTACAGCAGCGCCGGCAGGTTGTTGGGGATAGACCGGGATGAAGAGGGCTCCTATCTCAGCCAATTCGACGCAGGGGATATTCGCTTTAAAACCGGCGACATAGTCATAAATAACGCGCACATTGCTTCCGACAGCCACGGACTTGGCGAAGCCGGAACCATCAATATCGACGCGCAGGGCCGCGTCAAGGCGGGGCGGGAAGCGGTGATCAGCTCCGTCACTTACCGCAATACCTATGCGGAGTTGCAGGATAATGAAACTTTAGAAGTGATCAAGTGGAAGCCCGGAGACAGCGGAGATATAGAAATCCGAGCGGGAGAGGCGGATTTGGGCGGCGCATTGTTGTCCACGGAAAGCCAGGGGCTCGGCGCCGCCGGACGCATAGACATTCGCACGGAGGAAGCGCTAAGGGGAACCGGCGTCAGGATTGTCTCTCAGTCGGAAAAGAACGGCGCAGCGGGCGCGATCAGCCTTTCCGGTGGAAACGTCGCGCTCACCGACTCCCTTGTCACCTCCTCTTCGGAAGGTCTCAGCGACGCCGGCGGTCTGGTCATCGCCGGGCATGAGAACGTGTTGCTGAACAACTCAGTAATCGCCACGCGGGCTGACCAGGCTGGCGGCGGCGATATAAATATCGAGGCCGGGCGCACGCTTGTTATTGACGAATCCTCCATTACCGCCTCAACCACTGCGGGGGCGGAAACGCCCGCCGGCCGTCACGACGGCGGTAATATTCTCCTGCAGGCGGACTTTATTCTTGTTCGCGACGGCAAGGTGGAAGCGACGGCGAACGCTGGAGACGGCGGACGCATCCATATCAACGCCCGATCTTCTTTTCTGGCGGACCGGGACAGCCAGATAGACGTTTCCTCCGTTGGCGGCGGCGATGGCGTATTGGACATCAACGCCGGTTTGACCTCGGAAGACCTTGGCGCGTCTCAGGTTGAGCTGCAGTTTATGGACGTATCTGATTTGATGCGGGACAAGTGTTCCGCCGCCGTCCGGGATAATAACAGCAGTTTTGTGGTCGCGGCGCAGAGCGCCGACAGAAGCCCGCAGGATTATCAGCTCAGCCCCTCAGATCAGGCGGCGCGGGACGCTGAGGCGGACGCGTCATCCTGGCTGTCCGCTGGAGTCTGTGGACATCATTAA
- a CDS encoding polysaccharide lyase, producing the protein MASKKSLIASAVLLGLFSTVSQAKILYQADFEHTNIKKYGNGSGNWPQISQKSEPSCDGDRSMKVELYFDQKKNKYNYRTELTNMQQFQFGKEYWVSFAAFIPKNWKNDGKYDDIIMQVHGTPDTNLGEHYRNPPLALSIQDGKWVVGVLADTRKLTPKPGKGVKKYTLSKKYDNIGAVNKGKWTTFVMQFKASPQKDGYLNVWVDGRQKVKHTGGIFFNDAKGPYFKAGLYKPGWKKGANWSGQMTVGGYRLHYFDALKIGDHKSSFKDMAVQCGS; encoded by the coding sequence ATGGCCAGTAAAAAGAGTCTTATCGCATCAGCAGTTCTATTGGGGCTGTTTTCGACAGTGTCACAGGCGAAAATCCTGTATCAGGCGGATTTTGAGCACACCAACATTAAAAAGTATGGAAATGGGTCCGGTAACTGGCCTCAGATATCTCAAAAAAGCGAACCTTCCTGCGATGGCGACCGCTCAATGAAAGTCGAACTGTACTTTGATCAGAAGAAAAATAAGTACAACTACCGGACGGAACTCACCAACATGCAACAGTTCCAGTTCGGCAAAGAATATTGGGTAAGTTTCGCGGCATTCATTCCCAAGAATTGGAAGAATGATGGTAAGTATGACGACATTATCATGCAGGTTCACGGCACGCCTGACACGAATCTGGGAGAACACTACCGCAACCCGCCCTTAGCGCTGAGCATTCAGGATGGGAAATGGGTGGTCGGCGTTCTGGCTGACACCCGTAAGTTAACTCCCAAACCCGGCAAAGGCGTCAAGAAGTACACTCTGAGCAAGAAATACGACAATATCGGCGCTGTGAACAAGGGTAAGTGGACGACCTTTGTGATGCAATTTAAAGCCTCCCCTCAGAAAGACGGCTACCTGAATGTATGGGTTGACGGTCGGCAAAAGGTAAAACACACCGGCGGCATATTTTTTAATGACGCCAAGGGGCCTTACTTCAAAGCCGGCCTATATAAGCCCGGCTGGAAGAAAGGAGCGAACTGGAGCGGACAAATGACCGTCGGCGGATACCGCCTGCACTACTTCGACGCTCTTAAAATCGGCGACCACAAATCATCCTTCAAGGATATGGCGGTTCAGTGCGGCTCCTGA
- a CDS encoding Calx-beta domain-containing protein: protein MTSFHKRLIIISFITLLMSACGESTSTPPSPSIAVAQETTTPASFSQVELIGSATASGAPITHINWAQVHPETGKATIELVFENGEWRPVAGSLTEISRALQDVRSSELSIKIRAPEVAREERVYYRFSATDASGNSASKIVTLDIQPLKNSVTIAALNSRYDELDEKAEFQIILASPSKHSVNVGYETVEGDETGSPSDVDGPADADRGDFEYTRSQVIFAAGETSKIISIAITDDNVAETDEVFSVKLTDASSSGYENVQVGAPGSAAVVIAKNFSLPGYVRFFHDFQDIPLASQSDEALQLWDKGGSNMSAGFHYGSLTAPTETGNAFWKVRANGDAALIEFPYPARLIKFAMRSLTQDAQARIVLVDSDAAELSRSLDVPSASWREFEYLAPEGRLIQKVRLDSTGEDLALDNIEFYAKVPEGAIPKPSGRVYIQGKGVEGRESVVMEAEDYTWSLPSPHGNSWTRVHEGVTHHAAGASGGFAMRAPMQYEGSDEDYSSRARLDYIVDFLDAGVYYVWVRGVGFSGEKNAVNVGLDGVGARDDSGFNLTFASRGVWSWGSDPTPPPEPVPGQVKRSVTVAAPGLHTLNLWVRDAEIIVDKILLVKSNDGDDYEPPSYEPDYAGPAAVRTFSQSADGRVIIQAEQIGGVTSGNGQSWRLVADAGADEGYAMQATQLEGETVDQGSRNARMDYQINFTGVGDHYVWMKGYSEEGDTDTLYVGLNGKVVAEMRFPHYQWNWTRKQDKPIKIPATGVHTLNLWMKEAGLKVDKILLTSDRDEAPTD, encoded by the coding sequence ATGACCTCTTTCCATAAGCGGTTAATTATTATTTCATTCATCACGCTGTTAATGTCCGCCTGCGGCGAATCCACATCTACCCCGCCGTCGCCAAGCATCGCAGTCGCCCAGGAAACCACCACACCGGCCTCTTTTTCTCAAGTGGAGCTGATCGGTTCAGCAACTGCGTCCGGCGCGCCTATTACCCATATCAACTGGGCGCAAGTGCACCCTGAGACAGGTAAAGCTACGATAGAGTTGGTGTTTGAAAACGGTGAGTGGCGCCCTGTTGCGGGAAGCCTGACGGAAATAAGCAGAGCGCTGCAGGATGTAAGAAGCAGTGAGCTGAGTATAAAAATCAGGGCCCCGGAAGTCGCCCGCGAAGAGCGCGTCTACTATCGGTTCAGCGCCACTGACGCAAGCGGAAACAGCGCCTCAAAAATAGTGACGCTGGATATCCAACCGCTAAAAAACAGCGTCACCATAGCCGCTTTAAATTCTCGTTATGACGAATTGGACGAAAAGGCGGAGTTCCAGATAATCCTGGCCAGTCCGAGTAAACATAGCGTAAACGTGGGCTATGAAACCGTCGAAGGTGATGAAACCGGATCTCCGTCTGATGTTGACGGCCCTGCCGACGCCGACAGGGGCGATTTTGAATACACCCGCTCACAGGTCATATTTGCAGCGGGAGAAACGAGCAAAATCATCTCCATCGCCATTACTGACGATAATGTCGCGGAAACGGACGAAGTGTTCAGCGTCAAACTCACCGACGCCTCATCCAGCGGTTATGAGAACGTTCAGGTGGGAGCGCCCGGGTCAGCGGCGGTGGTGATCGCCAAAAATTTTTCTCTTCCAGGCTATGTCCGTTTCTTTCATGACTTTCAGGATATTCCCCTCGCCAGTCAGTCCGACGAAGCGCTGCAGTTATGGGACAAAGGCGGCAGTAACATGAGCGCCGGTTTTCACTACGGCTCATTGACCGCGCCGACGGAAACCGGTAACGCGTTCTGGAAAGTTCGGGCGAACGGCGATGCTGCGCTGATTGAGTTTCCTTACCCGGCGCGGCTGATTAAGTTCGCCATGCGCTCGCTTACGCAAGACGCTCAGGCGCGCATCGTTCTGGTGGATAGCGACGCCGCCGAGCTGAGCAGGAGCCTGGACGTCCCAAGCGCATCGTGGCGCGAGTTTGAATATCTGGCGCCGGAAGGGCGACTTATACAAAAAGTGAGACTGGACTCCACCGGTGAAGATCTTGCGCTGGACAATATCGAGTTTTACGCCAAAGTTCCTGAAGGCGCTATCCCCAAACCGTCGGGAAGAGTCTATATCCAAGGTAAAGGCGTGGAAGGCCGCGAGTCCGTTGTGATGGAGGCGGAGGATTACACCTGGAGCCTGCCTTCGCCCCACGGTAACAGTTGGACGCGGGTGCATGAAGGCGTCACCCATCACGCCGCCGGGGCCAGCGGCGGTTTCGCGATGCGCGCGCCGATGCAGTATGAAGGCTCCGACGAAGATTACTCGTCCCGCGCCCGTTTGGATTATATCGTCGACTTCCTGGACGCCGGCGTATATTACGTGTGGGTGCGCGGCGTGGGATTCAGCGGCGAGAAGAACGCCGTCAATGTCGGCCTTGATGGCGTGGGAGCCCGTGACGATAGCGGATTCAACCTGACCTTCGCCAGCCGTGGAGTATGGAGTTGGGGCAGTGATCCCACTCCTCCGCCCGAACCCGTGCCCGGCCAAGTGAAACGCTCAGTCACCGTAGCCGCGCCGGGCCTGCATACCCTTAATCTATGGGTGCGCGACGCTGAGATTATTGTCGACAAGATTCTGCTGGTAAAAAGCAACGACGGCGATGACTACGAGCCCCCAAGTTACGAGCCGGATTACGCCGGCCCCGCGGCGGTGCGAACTTTTTCGCAAAGCGCTGATGGCCGCGTCATCATTCAGGCGGAACAGATAGGGGGCGTCACCTCCGGCAACGGGCAAAGTTGGCGGTTAGTCGCTGACGCGGGCGCCGATGAGGGGTACGCCATGCAGGCGACTCAGTTGGAAGGCGAAACGGTGGACCAGGGCTCGCGCAACGCCCGCATGGATTATCAGATCAACTTCACCGGCGTCGGCGACCATTACGTATGGATGAAAGGCTATAGCGAAGAGGGTGACACCGATACGCTATACGTTGGCCTTAATGGCAAGGTAGTCGCGGAAATGCGCTTCCCCCATTATCAATGGAACTGGACCCGCAAACAGGATAAACCGATAAAGATACCCGCAACCGGCGTGCATACTTTAAACCTGTGGATGAAAGAAGCCGGCCTGAAAGTGGATAAAATATTGCTTACCTCCGACCGAGACGAGGCGCCGACGGACTAG